The following proteins are encoded in a genomic region of Diabrotica virgifera virgifera chromosome 1, PGI_DIABVI_V3a:
- the LOC114326421 gene encoding anaphase-promoting complex subunit CDC26, which produces MLRRPPTSIELKLDDISEYEEMKQNKEKQQKSFSPPVWSVAPKTNKEIYARIGYVPPEHVQPHTNMM; this is translated from the coding sequence ATGTTAAGAAGGCCTCCAACGAGTATTGAACTAAAACTGGATGATATTAGTGAATATGAAGAGATGAAGCAGAATAAggaaaaacaacaaaaatcatTCAGTCCACCCGTCTGGTCAGTAGCTCCTAAAACGAATAAAGAAATCTACGCCAGAATTGGATATGTTCCTCCAGAACATGTTCAACCACATACAAATATGATGTGA